Proteins encoded together in one Onychomys torridus chromosome 1, mOncTor1.1, whole genome shotgun sequence window:
- the Hif3a gene encoding LOW QUALITY PROTEIN: hypoxia-inducible factor 3-alpha (The sequence of the model RefSeq protein was modified relative to this genomic sequence to represent the inferred CDS: inserted 1 base in 1 codon): MLSLERGALVLIQLSLKYLFLEELLVTCAERHFSLRMKSTLTSRGRTLNLKAATWKVLHCSGHMRAYKXPAQTSPAGSPRSEPPLQCLVLICEAIPHPASLEPPLGRGAFLSRHSLDMKFTYCDERIAEVAGYSPDDLIGCSAYEYIHALDSDAVSRSIHTLLSKGQAVTGQYRFLARTGGYLWTQTQATVVSGGRGPQSESIICVHFLISRVEETGVVLSLEQTEQHTRRPPQRGTSSQKGIPGNGLDPPAPRILAFLHPPALSETSLAADPRRFCSPDLRRLMAPILDGPPIATTPSTPQATRRPQSPLPADLPDQLLGGLKNACRLATARKNKTVETDLDKAQDPDTLDLEMLAPYISMDDDFQLNSCEQLPRTHRRPPRVARRPRARSFHGLSPPIPEPSLLPRWGSDPRLNCSSPSKGNPPTASLMPGTRKRALAQSSEDKGVELLETKPAKRSPSLEPGSFLLPPLSLSFLLQGRQFLGNQQDPRTPLLDSREPLGLAPSLLSLYQHEETIQPRNHIPPAAGLAQAR; the protein is encoded by the exons ATGTTGTCCTTGGAACGTGGAGCCCTAGTCCTCATCCAGCTGTCACTAAAGTACCTGTTCCTGGAGGAGTTGCTGGTCACCTGTGCAG AACGCCACTTTTCCTTGCGCATGAAGAGCACACTCACCAGCAGAGGGCGCACGCTCAACCTCAAAGCTGCCACCTGGAAG GTGCTGCACTGCTCAGGACACATGAGGGCCTACA CCCCTGCACAGACGTCCCCCGCCGGGAGCCCTCGATCCGAGCCTCCCCTGCAATGCCTGGTGCTTATCTGTGAAGCCATCCCCCACCCAGCCAGTCTGGAGCCCCCTCTGGGCCGAGGGGCCTTTCTCAGCCGCCATAGCCTGGACATGAAGTTCACGTACTGCGACGAGAG GATCGCAGAAGTCGCTGGCTACAGCCCTGACGACCTGATTGGCTGTTCTGCCTACGAATACATCCACGCACTGGACTCCGATGCAGTCAGCAGGAGCATCCACACTT TGCTGAGCAAGGGCCAAGCAGTAACGGGGCAGTATCGCTTCCTGGCCCGGACCGGAGGCTACCTGTGGACTCAGACTCAAGCGACAGTGGTGTCAGGGGGACGGGGCCCCCAGTCAGAAAGTATCATCTGTGTCCACTTCCTGATCAG CCGGGTAGAAGAGACAGGCGTGGTGCTGTCCCTGGAACAAACAGAGCAACACACTCGCAGACCCCCTCAGCGGGGTACCTCCTCGCAGAAGGGTATCCCTGGCAACGGTCTAG ACCCACCTGCTCCCCGGATCCTGGCCTTCCTGCACCCTCCGGCCCTGAGTGAGACCTCCCTAGCTGCTGACCCTCGCCGTTTCTGCAGTCCAGACCTGCGCCGCCTCATGGCACCCATCCTGGATGGGCCTCCCATAGCCACCACCCCCAGCACCCCACAGGCTACACGGAGACCCCAAAGTCCTCTTCCG GCTGATCTCCCAGATCAGTTGCTTGGGGGTTTAAAGAATGCATGCAGACTCGCCACTGCCCGGAAAAACAAGACTGTGGAGACAGATCTAGATAAAGCTCAG GACCCTGACACTCTGGACTTGGAGATGCTGGCTCCCTACATCTCCATGGATGATGACTTCCAGCTCAACTCGTGCGAGCAATTGCCCAGAACCCACCGCAGACCTCCCAGGGTGGCCCGCAGACCCCGTGCTCGGAGCTTCCATGGCCTGTCGCCCCCCATCCCTGAGCCCTCCCTGCTGCCCCGTTGGGGGAGTGATCCACGACTGAACTGTTCCAGCCCCTCCAAGGGGAATCCTCCCACAGCCTCCCTAATGCCTGGAACTCGGAAGAG GGCCCTGGcccagagctcagaggacaaagGGGTGGAGCTGCTGGAAACAAAGCCCGCCAAGCGGTCCCCCAGCCTAGAACCTGGAAGCTTCCTGCTGCCTCCCCTCAGCCTG AGTTTCCTTCTGCAAGGTCGACAATTCCTAGGGAACCAGCAGGACCCCAGGACCCCACTCTTAGATTCCCGTGAGCCCTTGG GCCTTGCTCCCTCGCTGCTCTCTCTCTACCAGCATGAGGAAACTATCCAGCCCAGGAACCACATCCCACCAGCAGCAGGATTGGCCCAGGCCCGCTGA